The following are encoded in a window of Collinsella aerofaciens genomic DNA:
- a CDS encoding GntR family transcriptional regulator: protein MPAAKDEFTQPELLYQTVENDILKKIVSGELPGGSQIPTETELCKQYKVSRITVRRAVQNLIDQSLLYRLRGKGTFVNPSKLTLKRGTSTIFNLSADPQYGDKTTKSILETGLIKADAHIARELKIDNGTVVQRVARLVYIENAPCAIDTVYATQSTLPGLLELLTDNASLFDLIANHYSIATGIEKLKITAGIAGLQEASLLGYIVGAPVSVVEHVTYACDEMPLHYSKTVWRADASSFEFSISKDGRLL, encoded by the coding sequence ATGCCTGCAGCAAAAGACGAGTTCACTCAGCCAGAACTTCTCTATCAGACCGTTGAAAACGACATCCTCAAGAAAATAGTTTCTGGCGAACTCCCCGGCGGCAGTCAGATTCCCACCGAAACCGAGCTTTGCAAGCAATACAAAGTAAGCAGGATCACCGTAAGACGCGCCGTACAGAATCTCATTGACCAAAGCTTGCTCTACCGCCTGCGAGGCAAGGGAACATTCGTAAACCCATCGAAGCTCACCCTGAAACGAGGAACAAGCACCATTTTCAATTTGAGCGCCGACCCCCAATACGGCGATAAAACAACCAAGTCCATCTTGGAAACAGGCTTAATCAAGGCTGATGCCCACATTGCACGGGAGCTCAAAATTGACAACGGAACCGTAGTGCAACGAGTTGCGCGCTTGGTTTATATCGAAAATGCCCCCTGCGCCATCGACACCGTTTATGCAACGCAGAGCACTCTACCCGGACTGCTGGAGCTTCTCACAGACAATGCCAGTCTTTTCGACCTGATCGCCAACCATTACAGCATCGCAACCGGTATTGAGAAGCTCAAAATCACCGCAGGAATAGCGGGGCTCCAAGAAGCAAGCCTTCTCGGTTATATCGTTGGAGCCCCCGTGAGCGTTGTCGAGCACGTCACATATGCCTGCGATGAGATGCCGCTCCACTATTCAAAAACCGTTTGGCGAGCAGACGCATCGTCCTTCGAGTTCAGCATCTCAAAAGATGGACGCCTTCTCTAG
- the purE gene encoding 5-(carboxyamino)imidazole ribonucleotide mutase, whose amino-acid sequence MADQKPVVGIIMGSKSDLGVMEGCTAELEALGVPYELVIASAHRTPAKVHEWASTAADRGIKVIIAAAGKAAHLGGVVAAFTPLPVIGVPMKTSDLGGMDSLLSMVQMPSGVPVACVAINGAKNAAIYATQILGACDPEYRKVIEKMKQEMADA is encoded by the coding sequence ATGGCAGATCAAAAGCCGGTTGTCGGGATCATCATGGGTTCCAAGTCCGATCTGGGCGTTATGGAAGGCTGCACCGCCGAGCTCGAGGCGCTGGGCGTGCCCTATGAGCTCGTCATTGCGAGCGCACACCGCACGCCGGCGAAGGTCCACGAGTGGGCTTCGACTGCTGCCGATCGCGGTATCAAAGTGATTATCGCCGCCGCCGGCAAGGCTGCTCACCTGGGCGGTGTCGTGGCTGCGTTTACGCCGCTGCCGGTCATCGGCGTGCCTATGAAGACGAGCGATCTGGGTGGTATGGACTCGCTGCTGTCGATGGTGCAGATGCCTTCGGGCGTGCCCGTTGCCTGTGTGGCCATCAACGGTGCCAAGAACGCTGCCATTTACGCCACGCAGATTCTGGGCGCATGCGACCCCGAGTACCGCAAGGTTATCGAGAAGATGAAGCAGGAGATGGCTGACGCCTAA
- a CDS encoding PTS sugar transporter subunit IIB — protein MIKLCRVDSRLVHGQTVFSWYPALKANAILVVSDEYAASKERIQALRIAKPADAKLVVKSVEDSIVALNGSAVDKYELIVVTGNVHDACEVARACPKITSVNLGGARPLGDSVKELGPAVRLSQSDINEIKKAMADGIEFEVRQVASEKKRIVTSFDL, from the coding sequence ATGATTAAACTGTGCCGCGTCGATAGCCGGTTAGTGCATGGGCAGACCGTGTTCTCTTGGTATCCAGCGCTTAAAGCAAACGCTATTCTTGTGGTTTCAGATGAGTACGCCGCAAGCAAAGAGCGAATTCAAGCGCTGCGAATTGCAAAACCCGCTGATGCCAAATTGGTTGTCAAAAGTGTAGAAGATTCCATCGTGGCCCTTAACGGAAGCGCGGTGGATAAATACGAGCTAATTGTTGTTACGGGAAATGTACATGACGCCTGTGAAGTTGCGCGTGCGTGTCCAAAAATAACGTCTGTGAATTTAGGCGGCGCTCGACCGTTGGGGGATAGCGTAAAGGAGCTTGGCCCTGCTGTGCGCCTTTCCCAATCCGATATTAATGAAATTAAGAAAGCCATGGCTGATGGAATCGAGTTCGAGGTAAGGCAGGTTGCTAGTGAGAAAAAACGCATCGTAACAAGTTTTGATTTGTAG
- a CDS encoding class B sortase, producing MSDYQGKRFSASRIPDPAKSGAARAPQQGRTSSPQQSRAPRPVTPAKHRRQDTPAAYRPSSYSTAKKSPRSSAHAAPSSYTEPPRKNRRSVIPILLIIIGIGLIVAAAAIFINAQIGYKQASESYQKIEKQYVSDKDASGVPIIDFNALAQTNPEVVGWIYAPGTNINYPVVQTNNNSKYLNTLFDGTANASGAIFLDSDDTAPGMVDQQTTIYGHHMNDGSMFNVISDTTDQATFDSMDYVYYITRDATYKLRPLATKVVEDTYAKARTPNFEGDDGLKNYLSEMLDGASAVASDATDRAASATKVVTLVTCRSLSFSNTRAVMVLTPVEE from the coding sequence ATGTCCGACTATCAGGGAAAGCGTTTTTCGGCTTCTCGGATTCCCGATCCAGCCAAGTCGGGAGCAGCCCGCGCGCCGCAGCAGGGTCGGACATCCTCTCCTCAGCAGTCACGTGCGCCGCGCCCCGTGACGCCGGCGAAGCATCGCCGTCAGGATACACCTGCTGCATATCGCCCTTCGTCATACAGTACGGCCAAGAAGTCACCTCGCTCTTCGGCGCATGCCGCGCCATCGAGCTATACCGAGCCGCCGCGCAAAAATCGCCGCTCCGTCATTCCCATTCTGCTCATCATCATCGGTATTGGCCTGATCGTTGCTGCGGCCGCTATCTTTATCAACGCGCAGATTGGCTACAAGCAGGCGAGCGAGTCGTATCAAAAAATCGAAAAGCAATATGTGAGCGACAAGGACGCCAGTGGCGTGCCAATTATCGACTTCAATGCGCTTGCCCAGACAAATCCCGAGGTTGTGGGTTGGATTTACGCGCCCGGCACCAACATCAACTACCCCGTGGTGCAGACCAACAACAACTCCAAGTACCTCAACACGCTGTTCGACGGCACCGCCAATGCGTCGGGTGCCATCTTCCTGGATAGCGACGACACCGCGCCGGGCATGGTGGATCAGCAGACCACGATTTACGGTCATCACATGAACGACGGTTCGATGTTCAACGTGATTTCGGATACGACCGATCAAGCGACGTTCGACAGCATGGACTACGTGTACTACATCACACGTGACGCGACGTATAAGCTGCGTCCGCTGGCGACCAAGGTGGTCGAGGACACGTATGCCAAGGCGCGCACGCCCAACTTTGAGGGCGATGACGGACTGAAGAATTATCTGTCCGAGATGCTCGACGGTGCCTCTGCCGTGGCGAGCGATGCCACCGATCGTGCCGCTTCGGCAACCAAGGTCGTAACGCTTGTGACCTGCCGTTCGCTGTCATTTAGCAATACGCGCGCCGTCATGGTGCTCACGCCGGTCGAGGAATAA
- a CDS encoding type II toxin-antitoxin system prevent-host-death family antitoxin yields MPALQMLDNLVPISDFSHGKGSAAFSKVGDDNPVVVLKHNKPAFVIVTPDEYREAKQAEEDLALLTLALKRVAATGDDALVSLSDVMEELGVSQDELDQMDEVEFE; encoded by the coding sequence ATGCCTGCCTTGCAGATGCTCGACAACCTTGTTCCAATTAGCGATTTCAGCCACGGTAAGGGCTCGGCTGCCTTTTCGAAGGTTGGGGACGACAATCCTGTTGTGGTCCTCAAACACAACAAGCCAGCATTTGTGATTGTGACACCCGATGAATACAGGGAAGCGAAGCAAGCGGAGGAGGACCTCGCCTTGTTAACGTTGGCGCTTAAGAGAGTGGCTGCGACAGGTGACGATGCGCTTGTTTCCCTGTCTGATGTTATGGAAGAGCTGGGTGTGAGCCAGGACGAACTCGATCAGATGGATGAGGTCGAGTTTGAATGA
- a CDS encoding amidophosphoribosyltransferase, protein MSQETIRAAERAAGQVNAMSTYDPDSDQLHEECGVFGVWAPDRDVARLTYFGLRALQHRGQESAGIAVGDGGTVMVRKDLGLLDRVFSNADLSTLSGQLAVGHVRYGTAGAKSWEASQPHLSTINSVIIALAHNGTLVNTDELRRQLIELGVPFLSNSDSEVATKLIGYFTQRTGHLREGIRKTMELVRGGYAMTLINEQALYAFRDPHGIRPLVLGKLVDEGLDQADAASVSQLPSQDGAATVDATTHVTRAGGWVVASETCALDIVGAEYVRDVRPGEILRISAEGLVSEQGVPAAEEPANCIFEQVYFARPDSIMNGKSVYACRYDMGRQLAHEEPVEADLVIGVPDSGLPPAEGYSHESGIPFGEGLIKNRYVGRTFIEPTQELRAMGVRMKLNPLRDNIEGKRLVVIDDSIVRGTTMVQLVKMLRNAGAKEIHIRINSPEVIWPCFYGIDTDVQSQLISANKTVDEICEYIGADSLAFLSVEGLLKVMPKGGYCDACFTGRYPVAIPESFGRDKFMEGFKPRNLDKPLHFDDDAVVEKYDDRSWEEKHGEA, encoded by the coding sequence ATGTCTCAAGAAACCATCCGCGCGGCCGAGCGTGCCGCGGGACAGGTGAACGCCATGTCGACGTATGATCCGGACTCTGACCAGCTGCATGAGGAATGCGGCGTTTTTGGTGTCTGGGCGCCCGATCGCGACGTGGCTCGACTGACGTACTTTGGCCTGCGTGCACTGCAGCATCGCGGCCAAGAATCGGCGGGAATCGCCGTTGGTGACGGCGGTACGGTTATGGTCCGCAAGGATCTGGGCCTGCTCGACCGCGTGTTCTCCAATGCCGACTTGTCGACGCTCTCCGGTCAGCTGGCCGTGGGTCATGTGCGCTACGGCACCGCCGGCGCCAAGAGCTGGGAAGCCTCTCAGCCGCACCTCTCTACCATCAATAGCGTCATTATCGCGCTCGCGCACAACGGCACCCTCGTCAACACCGACGAGCTGCGTCGCCAGCTGATCGAGCTGGGCGTACCGTTCCTCTCCAACTCGGATTCCGAGGTCGCGACCAAACTCATCGGCTACTTTACTCAGCGTACTGGCCATCTGCGCGAGGGCATTCGCAAGACCATGGAGCTCGTGCGCGGCGGCTACGCCATGACGCTCATCAACGAGCAGGCGCTCTACGCATTCCGCGATCCGCACGGCATTCGCCCGCTCGTGCTGGGCAAGCTGGTGGATGAGGGCCTGGACCAGGCCGATGCCGCATCCGTTTCGCAGCTGCCGTCGCAGGACGGCGCCGCGACGGTCGACGCCACCACCCATGTCACGCGCGCCGGCGGCTGGGTCGTTGCCTCCGAGACCTGCGCGCTCGATATCGTGGGCGCCGAGTACGTCCGCGACGTCCGTCCCGGTGAGATTTTGCGCATCAGCGCCGAGGGCCTTGTGTCCGAGCAGGGCGTGCCTGCCGCCGAAGAGCCTGCTAACTGCATTTTTGAGCAGGTCTACTTTGCTCGCCCCGATTCCATCATGAACGGCAAGAGCGTCTACGCCTGCCGTTATGACATGGGTCGTCAGCTGGCACATGAGGAGCCCGTCGAGGCCGACCTGGTCATCGGCGTGCCCGACTCCGGCCTGCCGCCCGCGGAGGGCTATTCGCACGAGAGCGGCATTCCCTTTGGCGAGGGCCTCATCAAGAACCGCTACGTGGGCCGTACGTTTATCGAGCCTACGCAGGAGTTGCGCGCCATGGGCGTGCGCATGAAGCTCAACCCGCTGCGCGACAACATCGAGGGCAAGCGCCTGGTCGTCATCGACGACTCCATCGTGCGTGGCACCACCATGGTGCAGCTCGTCAAGATGCTGCGCAACGCTGGCGCCAAGGAGATTCATATCCGCATCAACTCGCCCGAGGTCATCTGGCCGTGCTTCTACGGTATCGATACCGACGTACAGTCGCAGCTTATCAGCGCCAACAAGACGGTCGACGAGATTTGCGAGTATATCGGCGCCGATTCGCTGGCCTTCCTTTCGGTCGAGGGCCTGCTGAAGGTCATGCCCAAGGGCGGTTACTGCGATGCGTGCTTTACCGGCCGCTACCCCGTGGCGATTCCCGAGAGCTTTGGCCGCGACAAGTTTATGGAGGGCTTTAAGCCCCGCAACCTGGATAAGCCGCTGCACTTTGACGACGACGCCGTGGTCGAGAAATACGACGACCGCAGCTGGGAAGAGAAGCACGGCGAGGCCTAA
- a CDS encoding putative ABC transporter permease, translating to MDRNQLDPSVPSTTEAKKIPLIIKVYAVLCTLSGVGTLPSVAVFMWQVITALINGNVAAKLGDNTLVAVGLIVAGIMLSAASAIILIVFGLDLIKDQRRNAARLSYVLIAFTVVELLVDVMLQGIGPFLLRPAVQLVILIALSATVDPTLRQERELQRRLQEMLDRDAAAEGMLGRDETGEGYIKLNYFNLFWVFFVCSVLGLILEEVWHMVVVDPGVYQDRAGMLFGPFSPIYGFGAVLMTMALNRFYKKNPLIIFLVSALIGGAFEVFVGWFMQTSFGVVSWSYSHIRLFGMPDPIAVLTGGRTCTPFACMWGLGGLIWIKVLLPRLLKLINMIPWKRRYSATVILTAVMLIDGVMTLQSLDYWYQRVNGTVRNIPVAQFYDKHFDNEYMENRFQSMTMSPKDATRV from the coding sequence ATGGATCGAAATCAACTCGACCCCAGTGTCCCCAGCACCACGGAGGCCAAGAAGATCCCCCTTATCATCAAGGTCTACGCAGTCCTGTGCACCCTATCTGGCGTGGGCACGCTCCCGTCAGTCGCCGTCTTTATGTGGCAGGTCATCACCGCACTCATTAACGGCAACGTCGCCGCTAAGCTCGGTGATAACACCCTGGTCGCGGTTGGCCTTATCGTCGCCGGCATTATGCTCTCGGCGGCAAGCGCGATCATCTTGATCGTCTTTGGCCTGGACCTCATCAAGGACCAGCGGCGCAATGCCGCCCGCCTGTCTTACGTCCTCATCGCATTTACCGTCGTGGAGCTTTTAGTTGACGTGATGCTCCAGGGCATCGGACCCTTCCTGCTGCGCCCCGCCGTCCAGCTTGTCATCCTCATTGCGCTGTCGGCCACCGTCGACCCCACGCTACGCCAGGAGCGCGAACTGCAGCGCCGTCTGCAAGAGATGCTCGACCGCGATGCCGCCGCCGAGGGGATGCTCGGCCGCGACGAAACCGGCGAGGGCTACATCAAGCTCAACTACTTCAACCTGTTCTGGGTATTCTTCGTCTGCAGCGTGTTAGGTCTCATTCTCGAGGAAGTCTGGCATATGGTCGTCGTCGATCCCGGCGTCTATCAGGACCGTGCCGGTATGCTATTTGGCCCCTTTAGCCCCATCTACGGATTTGGCGCGGTGCTCATGACCATGGCGCTCAACCGCTTCTATAAAAAGAATCCTCTGATCATTTTCCTGGTAAGTGCCCTGATCGGCGGCGCTTTCGAGGTGTTTGTAGGCTGGTTTATGCAGACCTCATTTGGCGTGGTGTCGTGGAGCTATTCACACATTAGGCTATTCGGCATGCCCGATCCCATCGCGGTATTGACCGGGGGACGCACATGCACGCCGTTTGCCTGCATGTGGGGCCTGGGTGGCCTCATCTGGATCAAGGTCTTGCTGCCGCGCCTGCTTAAGCTCATCAATATGATTCCATGGAAACGCCGCTACTCTGCTACCGTCATCCTGACCGCCGTCATGTTGATCGACGGCGTCATGACGTTGCAATCGCTCGACTATTGGTATCAGCGCGTCAACGGAACCGTTCGAAATATTCCCGTCGCACAGTTCTATGACAAGCATTTCGATAACGAATATATGGAGAACCGTTTTCAGAGTATGACCATGAGCCCCAAGGACGCCACACGCGTGTAG
- a CDS encoding type II toxin-antitoxin system RelE family toxin yields MSGYEVAFYPDALKDIKRLDGSQRKIVLKAIEKIRTNPLPQNEGGFGKPLGNKAGTDLTGFMKIKLRGSGIRIVYRLIRIKEKMAIVVVGAREDMEVYRTAQRRTLDFEKWAEENI; encoded by the coding sequence ATGAGTGGGTACGAAGTCGCTTTCTACCCAGATGCTCTCAAGGATATTAAGCGTCTGGACGGCTCCCAACGAAAGATTGTCCTTAAGGCTATAGAAAAAATCAGAACGAACCCATTGCCGCAGAACGAGGGTGGATTTGGCAAGCCTCTTGGAAACAAGGCGGGTACGGATTTGACTGGCTTTATGAAAATCAAGCTCAGGGGAAGTGGCATTCGAATCGTGTACCGTCTCATCAGAATTAAAGAAAAAATGGCCATCGTAGTGGTAGGCGCTCGCGAAGACATGGAAGTCTACCGAACTGCTCAGAGACGAACACTCGATTTCGAGAAATGGGCGGAAGAGAATATCTAG
- a CDS encoding molybdenum cofactor biosynthesis protein MoaE yields MMLENGKSMPSVDAWLREAKADVSAADCGMYLTHNGVVRATPKAEVRGVETDGVAPGHKVGGMVFGFDAEKVQAAIEATRTMPGIGYVRVWLASGELAVGDDIMLVLIGGDIRPHVVDALQSLVGTIKNECVSEVEREA; encoded by the coding sequence ATGATGCTTGAGAACGGCAAATCGATGCCTTCGGTTGATGCTTGGCTGCGCGAAGCCAAGGCCGATGTTTCGGCGGCTGATTGTGGGATGTACCTGACACACAACGGCGTGGTGCGCGCGACGCCCAAGGCCGAAGTGCGCGGAGTCGAGACCGATGGCGTGGCGCCAGGCCACAAGGTGGGCGGCATGGTGTTTGGCTTCGATGCCGAAAAGGTGCAGGCCGCTATCGAGGCGACGCGCACGATGCCGGGTATCGGCTATGTGCGCGTATGGCTGGCAAGCGGCGAGCTTGCCGTAGGTGACGACATCATGCTCGTGCTCATTGGCGGGGACATTCGCCCGCATGTGGTCGATGCGCTGCAGTCGCTCGTCGGCACCATCAAGAACGAGTGCGTGAGCGAGGTCGAGCGCGAGGCGTAA
- a CDS encoding PTS system mannose/fructose/sorbose family transporter subunit IID, with product MTTNSNDVLELSPESNKSTDKRITKKDLKALFWRSFPLNIMWSFDRQMNVGFCYDMIPVIKRLYDKPEDRIEAYKRHLEFYNIQVTFNPLVAGIVASMEEENANNQDFDAASINAMKASLMALLSGIGDSLIASTLRMIATGVVTGLCLSGSLLGPILFLLLYNVPTILIRWFGLQYGYSLGSGMISKLNDSDVMRKVTSGLAIVGLMVVGGMVATTVAVTTSLALNFGDTAFKLQETLDGIFPALLPLCAFGIMCLCNKKQVKIIWQIVGILAAGIVLGVLGILG from the coding sequence ATGACAACGAATTCTAATGATGTTCTTGAGCTCTCGCCGGAGTCAAATAAATCGACCGATAAGAGAATAACCAAGAAAGACTTAAAGGCGTTATTTTGGCGTAGCTTTCCACTCAACATCATGTGGAGCTTTGACCGACAAATGAACGTTGGTTTCTGCTACGACATGATTCCGGTAATCAAGCGGTTATACGATAAGCCCGAAGATCGGATCGAGGCATATAAGCGTCATCTTGAGTTCTACAATATTCAAGTTACGTTTAATCCTCTGGTCGCCGGCATTGTGGCCTCCATGGAGGAGGAGAACGCCAACAATCAGGACTTTGACGCCGCCTCAATTAACGCCATGAAAGCATCGCTTATGGCTCTGCTTTCCGGTATTGGAGATTCGCTGATCGCCAGTACGCTTCGCATGATTGCGACGGGCGTTGTGACGGGACTTTGCCTTTCGGGCAGTCTGCTCGGCCCAATCCTGTTCCTGCTTCTTTATAATGTCCCAACGATCCTGATCCGCTGGTTTGGGCTTCAGTATGGTTATTCGCTTGGCAGTGGCATGATTTCAAAGCTGAACGATTCTGATGTAATGCGCAAAGTTACGTCCGGCCTGGCGATTGTGGGACTAATGGTAGTTGGTGGAATGGTAGCGACCACCGTTGCAGTTACCACTTCGCTCGCTCTTAACTTCGGCGACACCGCGTTTAAGTTGCAGGAAACGCTCGACGGGATATTCCCGGCTCTTTTGCCGCTCTGCGCGTTCGGAATCATGTGTCTTTGCAATAAGAAACAGGTCAAAATAATTTGGCAGATTGTGGGCATTCTCGCTGCTGGTATTGTGCTCGGCGTCCTGGGGATTTTGGGCTAG
- a CDS encoding PTS mannose/fructose/sorbose/N-acetylgalactosamine transporter subunit IIC, with translation MLLQAFLVGLAAAIGQSDYLLGTAMVERPIVLGAIVGIFLGDIPTGVIVGFQLELAFMGVWQVGAAVPPNVIVGSVLGTAFAITMGAGPETALTIAMPTAVLAGMFDSLMYSVVTPPMAVWADRGAEKDDPKTIAAAMWTNGILYIIALGLICGVAFYVGNDAVQALIDAIPDWLTNGLTIATGILPALGFAQLMSILSTKELSFLFFGGFLLSAYLNISTIGIVAFSLILIGILNMAHIFMPASAAVAKEVDDDNEF, from the coding sequence ATGCTGCTTCAGGCTTTTCTGGTTGGTCTTGCTGCTGCTATAGGTCAATCGGATTATTTGCTCGGTACCGCGATGGTCGAGCGTCCGATTGTCCTCGGAGCGATTGTCGGTATTTTTTTGGGTGATATTCCGACTGGCGTTATTGTTGGTTTCCAGCTCGAACTCGCGTTTATGGGGGTCTGGCAGGTTGGTGCTGCCGTGCCGCCCAACGTAATTGTTGGTTCAGTTTTGGGAACAGCCTTTGCGATTACTATGGGTGCGGGTCCCGAGACCGCTCTGACTATTGCTATGCCCACTGCGGTGCTTGCCGGCATGTTTGACAGCCTTATGTATAGCGTTGTTACGCCTCCTATGGCTGTCTGGGCTGATCGTGGTGCCGAAAAGGACGACCCCAAAACGATTGCAGCCGCTATGTGGACCAATGGAATTCTCTACATCATTGCGCTTGGCTTGATTTGCGGCGTGGCTTTTTACGTTGGAAATGATGCTGTTCAGGCGCTGATTGACGCCATCCCTGATTGGCTTACGAATGGGCTTACGATCGCAACGGGTATTCTGCCCGCGCTTGGATTTGCGCAGCTTATGTCAATCCTGTCCACCAAGGAGCTGAGCTTCCTATTCTTTGGAGGCTTCTTGCTGAGTGCCTATCTAAATATTTCGACGATCGGTATCGTGGCGTTTTCGCTGATCCTGATTGGGATCCTCAATATGGCTCACATTTTTATGCCTGCCAGTGCGGCGGTCGCTAAGGAGGTTGACGATGACAACGAATTCTAA
- a CDS encoding alpha/beta hydrolase, which produces MGRQYDEALIGAISSRSFITEKRGLEVQIRPVPDDEREHVLDPRILEVSRKKMRNVSMSPSWTSLIGMRHRPDKPTYRLLDGEVQRDEILMEAADRYIDLFVWTPPNHKEASPALVYLHGGAFMAGNVLQFEHQLEFIAEKSGAVVVYPEYRLAPETAFPGQIEDCVLALDYVREHAADLGIDPHKIMVAGDSAGGSLANACVQLRGAGAVAHAFEIYPEVDLAGEQGEGYEDFPAIADQEDVARFRIDHLRDSDGPMVELCAHGKMSPHDPLISALMLEDCTDFSPVTIVTSEYDPLRIPDEKWATKLRSSGIDVEVIEYAGCDHGFFDHFGVYPQSEDVCLLMAEKLKEMAAQ; this is translated from the coding sequence ATGGGTAGACAATACGACGAGGCGTTGATTGGTGCCATTTCCAGTCGCTCGTTTATAACCGAGAAGAGAGGGCTCGAGGTTCAAATTCGTCCGGTTCCTGATGATGAAAGAGAGCATGTGCTTGACCCACGAATTCTCGAGGTATCCCGCAAGAAGATGCGGAATGTTAGCATGTCTCCGAGCTGGACGAGCCTTATTGGAATGCGTCATCGCCCGGATAAGCCGACATACCGCCTACTCGATGGTGAGGTTCAGCGCGATGAGATCCTCATGGAGGCGGCCGATCGCTATATAGATTTATTCGTCTGGACGCCACCAAATCATAAGGAGGCAAGTCCGGCGCTTGTTTACCTGCACGGCGGCGCGTTTATGGCGGGGAATGTTCTGCAATTTGAACATCAGCTCGAGTTCATCGCCGAAAAGTCTGGTGCAGTGGTGGTTTATCCGGAATACCGCTTGGCGCCGGAGACGGCATTTCCGGGGCAGATCGAGGATTGCGTTCTTGCTCTTGATTATGTGCGCGAGCATGCCGCGGATCTCGGAATCGATCCTCATAAAATAATGGTCGCCGGCGACTCCGCGGGAGGAAGCCTTGCTAATGCGTGTGTTCAGCTCAGGGGTGCTGGAGCTGTAGCCCATGCCTTCGAAATCTATCCTGAAGTCGACCTTGCGGGCGAACAGGGCGAGGGATATGAGGATTTTCCTGCGATAGCCGATCAGGAGGACGTTGCGCGTTTTCGCATCGACCATCTTCGCGATTCGGACGGTCCGATGGTCGAACTTTGCGCACACGGAAAAATGTCTCCTCATGACCCGTTGATTTCTGCGCTAATGCTTGAGGACTGCACTGATTTCTCCCCGGTGACTATCGTGACATCCGAATACGATCCGCTTCGTATCCCCGATGAAAAATGGGCTACAAAATTACGGTCTTCAGGAATCGATGTTGAGGTCATCGAATATGCCGGGTGTGACCATGGTTTTTTCGATCATTTTGGCGTGTACCCGCAATCGGAAGACGTGTGTTTGTTGATGGCCGAGAAGCTTAAAGAAATGGCTGCACAATAA